The following are from one region of the Quercus robur chromosome 1, dhQueRobu3.1, whole genome shotgun sequence genome:
- the LOC126733376 gene encoding exonuclease V, chloroplastic-like isoform X2, producing the protein MNESHFELPFSTTTNYNSNSSGVDIPTEVVSEDEMASIEAALAFASSSLSSSTVAELDNEEKLASIEASLASTRSSLSSSAVPAICSTSQSQSQSQYESFQRNARSIQSITLRVKRRFSFCTEPSDIEDLGSLRSNQKKKSRVAGSFFHRFRNKTGLFVTDITATEWCEKKMEFRLLSGQRKNTEAMKTGQARHAKLEEEVVKKLDLHVKSDEDAWAVKLTNFIIGANQLLLDGLTRELPLIGFAEGVWMVGMVDEVRMPVTETDRNPILVDIKTRVQDTLPAEPQRRNGRLQLMCYKYLWDNLVADSFPSKQFFDFFSLDPYYTLCKEIRENTAKSGFPVETLDDVVRCYRNICSKLSPAKHELLLRYEYQKDNSVLGEDRFAYDSDWLKSQIMSCLEFWLGEREANCTPKEERWKCWFCEFSCDCPTNTNPDSTQGPITDNPNSTPS; encoded by the exons ATGAACGAGTCACACTTTGAGTTACCCTTTAGCACCACCACCAACTACAATAGCAACAGTAGTGGTGTTGACATTCCAACCGAGGTCGTGAGTGAAGATGAAATGGCTTCCATTGAAGCTGCCTTAGCCTTCGCTAGCTCTTCTCTATCTTCCTCTACAGTCGCTGAGCTCGATAACGAAGAAAAACTGGCTTCCATTGAAGCTTCCTTGGCCTCTACTCGCtcttcactctcttcctctGCAGTCCCTGCAATTTGTTCAACCTCTCAGTCTCAGTCTCAGTCTCAGTATGAGTCGTTCCAGAGAAACGCGAGGTCTATTCAGTCAATCACCCTCCGAGTCAAAAGGAGGTTCTCGTTTTGTACAGAACCCTCCGATATTGAAGATTTGGGAAGCCTTAGGAGTAaccagaagaagaagagcagaGTGGCTGGCTCGTTTTTCCACCGCTTTAGGAACAAGACTGGCTTGTTTGTCACAGATATCACTGCAACG GAAtggtgtgaaaaaaaaatggagtttcGTCTTCTCTCTGGACAGAGAAAGAATACTGAAGCTATGAAAACAGGTCAAGCTCGCCATGCAAAACTTGAAGAAGAG gttgtaaaaaaattggatCTTCATGTCAAATCAGATGAGGATGCATGGGCTGTGAAGCTTACGAATTTTATAATTGGTGCAAATCAATTATTGCTTGACGGATTAACACGAGAGCTGCCACT AATAGGCTTTGCAGAAGGTGTCTGGATGGTGGGAATGGTTGATGAGGTTCGAATGCCAGTAACTGAAACTGATAGAAACCCGATCCTAGTTGACATCAAGACTCGTGTGCAAGATACACTTCCTGCAGAACCACAGAGAAGAAATGGAAG GCTTCAGTTAATGTGCTACAAGTATCTGTGGGACAATTTAGTAGCTGATAGCTTCCCCTCAAAACagttttttgatttcttttccttGGATCCATATTATACCTTATGCAAAGAAATTAGAGAGAACACAGCTAAGTCAGGGTTCCCTGTGGAG ACCCTTGATGATGTGGTGAGATGTTATAGAAATATATGTAGCAAGCTGTCCCCTGCTAAACACGAGCTGTTATTGAG ATATGAATACCAAAAAGATAATTCAGTGCTTGGTGAAGATCGTTTTGCATATGACTCTGATTGGCTCAAGAGTCAAATTATGAGCTGCCTTGAGTTTTGGCTGGGAGAGCGAGAAGCCAATTGCACTCCAAAGGAAGAGCGCTGGAAATGCTGGTTTTGTGAATTTTCTTGTGACTGTCCTACTAACACTAACCCCGATAGTACACAAGGCCCTATTACTGACAATCCAAATAGTACACCAAGCTAG
- the LOC126733376 gene encoding exonuclease V, chloroplastic-like isoform X3, translating to MNESHFELPFSTTTNYNSNSSGVDIPTEVVSEDEMASIEAALAFASSSLSSSTVAELDNEEKLASIEASLASTRSSLSSSAVPAICSTSQSQSQSQYESFQRNARSIQSITLRVKRRFSFCTEPSDIEDLGSLRSNQKKKSRVAGSFFHRFRNKTGLFVTDITATEWCEKKREFRPLFGQRKNTKAMKTGRARHAKLEEEVVKKLDLHVKSDEDAWAVKLTNFIIGANQLLLDGLTRELPLIGFAEGVWMVGMVDEVRMPVTETDRNPILVDIKTRVQDTLPAEPQRRNGRLQLMCYKYLWDNLVADSFPSKQFFDFFSLDPYYTLCKEIRENTAKSGFPVETLDDVVRCYRNICSKLSPAKHELLLRYEYQKDNSVLGEDRFAYDSDWLKSQIMSCLEFWLGEREANCTPKEERWKCWFCEFSCDCPTNTNPDSTQGPITDNPNSTPS from the exons ATGAACGAGTCACACTTTGAGTTACCCTTTAGCACCACCACCAACTACAATAGCAACAGTAGTGGTGTTGACATTCCAACCGAGGTCGTGAGTGAAGATGAAATGGCTTCCATTGAAGCTGCCTTAGCCTTCGCTAGCTCTTCTCTATCTTCCTCTACAGTCGCTGAGCTCGATAACGAAGAAAAACTGGCTTCCATTGAAGCTTCCTTGGCCTCTACTCGCtcttcactctcttcctctGCAGTCCCTGCAATTTGTTCAACCTCTCAGTCTCAGTCTCAGTCTCAGTATGAGTCGTTCCAGAGAAACGCGAGGTCTATTCAGTCAATCACCCTCCGAGTCAAAAGGAGGTTCTCGTTTTGTACAGAACCCTCCGATATTGAAGATTTGGGAAGCCTTAGGAGTAaccagaagaagaagagcagaGTGGCTGGCTCGTTTTTCCACCGCTTTAGGAACAAGACTGGCTTGTTTGTCACAGATATCACTGCAACG GAATggtgtgaaaaaaaaagggagtttCGTCCTCTTTTTGGCCAGAGAAAGAATACTAAAGCTATGAAAACAGGTCGCGCTCGCCATGCAAAACTTGAAGAAGAG gttgtaaaaaaattggatCTTCATGTCAAATCAGATGAGGATGCATGGGCTGTGAAGCTTACGAATTTTATAATTGGTGCAAATCAATTATTGCTTGACGGATTAACACGAGAGCTGCCACT AATAGGCTTTGCAGAAGGTGTCTGGATGGTGGGAATGGTTGATGAGGTTCGAATGCCAGTAACTGAAACTGATAGAAACCCGATCCTAGTTGACATCAAGACTCGTGTGCAAGATACACTTCCTGCAGAACCACAGAGAAGAAATGGAAG GCTTCAGTTAATGTGCTACAAGTATCTGTGGGACAATTTAGTAGCTGATAGCTTCCCCTCAAAACagttttttgatttcttttccttGGATCCATATTATACCTTATGCAAAGAAATTAGAGAGAACACAGCTAAGTCAGGGTTCCCTGTGGAG ACCCTTGATGATGTGGTGAGATGTTATAGAAATATATGTAGCAAGCTGTCCCCTGCTAAACACGAGCTGTTATTGAG ATATGAATACCAAAAAGATAATTCAGTGCTTGGTGAAGATCGTTTTGCATATGACTCTGATTGGCTCAAGAGTCAAATTATGAGCTGCCTTGAGTTTTGGCTGGGAGAGCGAGAAGCCAATTGCACTCCAAAGGAAGAGCGCTGGAAATGCTGGTTTTGTGAATTTTCTTGTGACTGTCCTACTAACACTAACCCCGATAGTACACAAGGCCCTATTACTGACAATCCAAATAGTACACCAAGCTAG
- the LOC126733376 gene encoding exonuclease V, chloroplastic-like isoform X1 produces the protein MNESHFELPFSTTTNYNSNSSGVDIPTEVVSEDEMASIEAALAFASSSLSSSTVAELDNEEKLASIEASLASTRSSLSSSAVPAICSTSQSQSQSQYESFQRNARSIQSITLRVKRRFSFCTEPSDIEDLGSLRSNQKKKSRVAGSFFHRFRNKTGLFVTDITATEWCEKKMEFRLLSGQRKNTEAMKTGQARHAKLEEEEWCEKKREFRPLFGQRKNTKAMKTGRARHAKLEEEVVKKLDLHVKSDEDAWAVKLTNFIIGANQLLLDGLTRELPLIGFAEGVWMVGMVDEVRMPVTETDRNPILVDIKTRVQDTLPAEPQRRNGRLQLMCYKYLWDNLVADSFPSKQFFDFFSLDPYYTLCKEIRENTAKSGFPVETLDDVVRCYRNICSKLSPAKHELLLRYEYQKDNSVLGEDRFAYDSDWLKSQIMSCLEFWLGEREANCTPKEERWKCWFCEFSCDCPTNTNPDSTQGPITDNPNSTPS, from the exons ATGAACGAGTCACACTTTGAGTTACCCTTTAGCACCACCACCAACTACAATAGCAACAGTAGTGGTGTTGACATTCCAACCGAGGTCGTGAGTGAAGATGAAATGGCTTCCATTGAAGCTGCCTTAGCCTTCGCTAGCTCTTCTCTATCTTCCTCTACAGTCGCTGAGCTCGATAACGAAGAAAAACTGGCTTCCATTGAAGCTTCCTTGGCCTCTACTCGCtcttcactctcttcctctGCAGTCCCTGCAATTTGTTCAACCTCTCAGTCTCAGTCTCAGTCTCAGTATGAGTCGTTCCAGAGAAACGCGAGGTCTATTCAGTCAATCACCCTCCGAGTCAAAAGGAGGTTCTCGTTTTGTACAGAACCCTCCGATATTGAAGATTTGGGAAGCCTTAGGAGTAaccagaagaagaagagcagaGTGGCTGGCTCGTTTTTCCACCGCTTTAGGAACAAGACTGGCTTGTTTGTCACAGATATCACTGCAACG GAAtggtgtgaaaaaaaaatggagtttcGTCTTCTCTCTGGACAGAGAAAGAATACTGAAGCTATGAAAACAGGTCAAGCTCGCCATGCAAAACTTGAAGAAGAG GAATggtgtgaaaaaaaaagggagtttCGTCCTCTTTTTGGCCAGAGAAAGAATACTAAAGCTATGAAAACAGGTCGCGCTCGCCATGCAAAACTTGAAGAAGAG gttgtaaaaaaattggatCTTCATGTCAAATCAGATGAGGATGCATGGGCTGTGAAGCTTACGAATTTTATAATTGGTGCAAATCAATTATTGCTTGACGGATTAACACGAGAGCTGCCACT AATAGGCTTTGCAGAAGGTGTCTGGATGGTGGGAATGGTTGATGAGGTTCGAATGCCAGTAACTGAAACTGATAGAAACCCGATCCTAGTTGACATCAAGACTCGTGTGCAAGATACACTTCCTGCAGAACCACAGAGAAGAAATGGAAG GCTTCAGTTAATGTGCTACAAGTATCTGTGGGACAATTTAGTAGCTGATAGCTTCCCCTCAAAACagttttttgatttcttttccttGGATCCATATTATACCTTATGCAAAGAAATTAGAGAGAACACAGCTAAGTCAGGGTTCCCTGTGGAG ACCCTTGATGATGTGGTGAGATGTTATAGAAATATATGTAGCAAGCTGTCCCCTGCTAAACACGAGCTGTTATTGAG ATATGAATACCAAAAAGATAATTCAGTGCTTGGTGAAGATCGTTTTGCATATGACTCTGATTGGCTCAAGAGTCAAATTATGAGCTGCCTTGAGTTTTGGCTGGGAGAGCGAGAAGCCAATTGCACTCCAAAGGAAGAGCGCTGGAAATGCTGGTTTTGTGAATTTTCTTGTGACTGTCCTACTAACACTAACCCCGATAGTACACAAGGCCCTATTACTGACAATCCAAATAGTACACCAAGCTAG
- the LOC126733394 gene encoding exonuclease V, chloroplastic-like: MSETESLSELPLNKNNTTKSFSSEIPIEIEIVSEEEMALLEAALALASVPANASAICSPLRSFHGKARSIQSITVLSKRTFSGHTEPDIEDSGNFASTQKKNKNNESFLHRFRKKKGLSVTDITSTEWCEKQMEFVLLHAKRRTNKAMKTGSARHAKLEEEVVKKVKVQVKSKEDIWALKFLNFIIGANQLLFEGLTRELPIIGFAEGVWMVGVIDEIRIPATETDRNPILVDTKTRVRDTLPAEPQRRNGRLQLMCYKYIWDNLVADNFPSQKFFDFFTLSPYSILSEELRERTADSGFPADTLDDIVRLFRNTCSILPPAHDQLLLRYEFQKDNSLLGEDHFAFDSDWLKNQIHGCLEFWLGEREACYTPEEERWKCRFCQFASICPTNNGLDSTPSPTNTGPDSTPHKHELE, from the exons ATGAGCGAGACCGAGTCACTCTCCGAGTTACCCCTCAACAAAAACAACACCACCAAGAGCTTTTCTTCCGAGATCCCTATCGAGATCGAAATCGTGAGCGAAGAAGAAATGGCTCTACTCGAAGCAGCCTTAGCCTTAGCCTCAGTCCCTGCAAATGCAAGTGCTATTTGCTCACCACTTCGTAGTTTCCATGGCAAAGCGAGGTCTATTCAGTCAATTACTGTCCTTTCCAAGAGGACCTTCTCGGGTCATACCGAACCCGACATCGAGGATTCGGGCAATTTCGCCAGTACccagaagaagaataaaaacaatGAGTCTTTTCTCCATCGCTTTCGAAAGAAGAAGGGCTTGTCTGTCACTGATATTACTTCCACG GAATGGTGTGAAAAACAAATGGAGTTTGTTCTCCTCCATGCCAAACGCAGAACTAATAAAGCTATGAAAACGGGTAGTGCTCGGCATGCAAAACTTGAAGAAGAG GTAGTGAAAAAAGTGAAAGTTCAAGTCAAATCTAAAGAAGACATATGGGCTCTGaagtttttaaactttattattgGTGCAAATCAGTTATTGTTTGAAGGATTAACTCGTGAGCTGCCAAT AATAGGCTTTGCAGAAGGTGTATGGATGGTGGGAGTGATCGATGAGATCCGGATACCTGCCACAGAAACTGATAGAAACCCGATATTAGTTGACACAAAGACTCGTGTTCGAGACACTCTTCCTGCGGAACCGCAAAGAAGGAATGGAAG GCTTCAGTTAATgtgttacaagtatatatgggACAATTTAGTTGCTGACAATTTCCCCTCTCAaaagttttttgatttttttacgTTAAGTCCTTATTCTATCTTATCTGAAGAACTCAGGGAAAGAACTGCTGACTCAGGGTTCCCGGCAGAC ACCCTTGATGACATAGTGAGACTCTTCAGAAATACATGTAGCATACTGCCCCCTGCTCATGACCAGCTTTTATTGAG ATATGAATTCCAAAAAGATAATTCATTGCTTGGCGAAGATCACTTTGCCTTTGACTCTGATTGGCTCAAGAATCAAATTCATGGTTGTCTTGAGTTCTGGCTAGGGGAACGAGAAGCCTGTTACACTCCAGAAGAGGAGCGTTGGAAATGTCGGTTCTGTCAGTTTGCTTCTATCTGTCCTACAAACAATGGCCTTGATAGTACTCCAAGCCCCACAAACACCGGCCCTGATAGCACACCCCACAAACATGAACTCGAATAG